A stretch of Telopea speciosissima isolate NSW1024214 ecotype Mountain lineage chromosome 11, Tspe_v1, whole genome shotgun sequence DNA encodes these proteins:
- the LOC122646429 gene encoding tyrosine--tRNA ligase, cytoplasmic — translation MAAAMKCGALLLSSKTCCQFQSTLTKPSLLRHLLLRKPFSPPLISSDRYFFCSSLKSSDADSNLATSPPKPDSSVDPPPSEPSIPQTEPIKSLVDALDIRVGRILKAWRHPEADSLYVEEVDVGEPEPRTICSGLVNYIPLDQIQGLQVIVLANLKPRNMRGIKSSGMLLAASDASHENVELLLPPEGSVPGERIWFGTEEKEAQIDPLSPNQVQKKKVWEAVQPRLKTDESCVAALEIDEGQGLHPMRTSTGVVVCPTLKNARIS, via the coding sequence ATGGCTGCCGCTATGAAATGCGGAGCTCTTCTTCTGTCCAGCAAAACCTGCTGCCAATTTCAGTCCACCCTCACCAAGCCCTCCTTATTACGACATCTCCTCCTCAGAAAACCATTCTCTCCTCCGCTTATCTCCTCCGATCGGTATTTTTTCTGTTCATCACTAAAATCATCAGATGCAGATTCCAACCTCGCCACTTCCCCTCCAAAACCAGATTCCTCCGTGGATCCTCCACCTTCAGAACCATCTATCCCTCAAACGGAGCCCATAAAGAGCTTGGTAGATGCGTTGGACATCAGGGTTGGAAGAATTCTCAAAGCCTGGAGACACCCAGAAGCTGATTCGCTTTACGTTGAAGAGGTTGATGTTGGAGAGCCTGAACCCAGAACCATATGCAGTGGTCTCGTCAATTACATCCCTCTCGACCAAATTCAGGGCTTACAAGTGATTGTTCTTGCCAATCTGAAACCCAGGAACATGCGTGGGATCAAGTCGAGTGGAATGCTTCTCGCTGCTTCTGATGCATCGCATGAGAACGTTGAGCTGCTCTTGCCTCCAGAGGGTTCGGTCCCTGGTGAAAGAATCTGGTTTGGAACGGAAGAGAAGGAAGCTCAGATTGATCCTTTGTCACCTAATCAGGTTCAGAAAAAGAAGGTTTGGGAAGCGGTTCAGCCTCGTCTCAAGACCGATGAGTCTTGCGTTGCAGCTCTTGAGATTGATGAGGGTCAGGGGTTGCATCCCATGCGGACCTCTACAGGTGTGGTCGTGTGTCCAACTCTCAAGAACGCTCGCATTTCCTGA
- the LOC122646290 gene encoding protein RSI-1-like — protein MAGRQYNFQLLLLFVLLLVALSNVAECYGRAKLRSSDCKPRCTYRCSATSHKKPCMFFCLKCCSKCLCVPPGTYGNKQTCPCYNNWKTKEGGPKCP, from the exons ATGGCAGGACGTCAATACAATTTTCAATTGCTGCTTCTATTTGTGCTTCTTTTAGTTGCATTGTCCAATGTTGCAGAG TGTTACGGCCGTGCAAAGCTCCGTTCATCAG ATTGCAAGCCAAGGTGTACATATCGTTGCTCAGCCACATCACATAAGAAGCCATGTATGTTCTTCTGCCTCAAATGCTGCTCCAAATGTCTGTGTGTTCCTCCTGGTACTTATGGTAACAAGCAGACCTGCCCTTGCTACAACAACTGGAAGACCAAGGAAGGAGGACCCAAGTGCCCCTGA